The following proteins come from a genomic window of Alosa alosa isolate M-15738 ecotype Scorff River chromosome 2, AALO_Geno_1.1, whole genome shotgun sequence:
- the LOC125291050 gene encoding LOW QUALITY PROTEIN: alpha-amylase-like (The sequence of the model RefSeq protein was modified relative to this genomic sequence to represent the inferred CDS: substituted 1 base at 1 genomic stop codon) produces MKLLILTALLGLCAAQHNPHTKHGRTAIVHLFEWRWADIAAECERYLGPNGFGGVQISPPHESIVVNSPWRPWWERYQPISYNLCSRSGNENELRDMIARCNNVGVRDCHLVGLLDLALEKDFVCGKVADYMNKLIDMGVAGFRMDACKHMWPGDLSAVFGRLHNLNTRWFSXGSRPFIFQEVIDLGGEPIKAHEYFGLGRVTEFKYGARLGGVMRKWNGDKLSYLKNWGEGWGMMASDKALVFVDNHDNQRGHGAGGASIVTFWDSRLHKMAVGFMLAHPNGFTRVMSSYRWDRNFVNGKDQNDWMGPPSHGDGSTKPVPINPDSTCGDGWVCEHRWRQIRNMVGFRNVVNGQHFTNWWDNGSNQIAFGRGNRGFIVINNDDSNLDMTLNTGLPGGTYCDVISGQKDGGRCTGKQVNVGGDGRAHFRISNMDEDPFVAIHAESKL; encoded by the exons ATGAAGCTGCTGATTCTGACCGCTCTCCTGGGTCTCTGTGCTGCCCAGCACAACCCCCACACCAAGCACGGCCGGACGGCCATCGTCCACCTGTTTGAGTGGCGCTGGGCCGACATCGCCGCAGAGTGTGAGCGCTACCTGGGGCCAAACGGCTTTGGAGGTGTTCAG ATCTCCCCTCCCCATGAGAGTATCGTGGTGAACAGCCCCTGGAGGCCTTGGTGGGAGCGCTACCAGCCCATCAGCTACAACCTGTGCTCCAGATCAGGCAACGAGAACGAGCTCAGGGACATGATCGCCAGATGCAACAACGTTGGG GTGAGAGATTGCCATCTGGTGGGACTTCTGGACCTGGCTCTGGAGAAGGACTTTGTTTGCGGGAAAGTGGCCGACTACATGAACAAGCTGATCGACATGGGCGTGGCTGGCTTCAGGATGGACGCTTGCAAGCACATGTGGCCTGGAGATCTGAGCGCAGTCTTCGGCCGCCTGCACAACCTCAACACCAGGTGGTTCTCCTGAGGCTCCAGACCCTTCATTTTCCaagag GTTATTGACCTTGGAGGAGAGCCCATCAAAGCCCATGAATACTTTGGGCTGGGCAGAGTTACTGAGTTCAAGTATGGCGCCAGGCTGGGGGGAGTCATGCGCAAGTGGAATGGAGATAAGCTGTCCTACCTGAA GAACTGGGGTGAGGGCTGGGGCATGATGGCATCAGACAAGGCTCTGGTGTTTGTGGATAACCATGACAACCAGAGGGGACACGGTGCTGGGGGAGCCTCCATTGTGACCTTCTGGGACTCCAG GCTTCACAAGATGGCCGTAGGCTTCATGCTGGCCCATCCCAATGGGTTCACTAGAGTGATGTCAAGCTACCGCTGGGACCGTAACTTCGTGAATGGAAAG gACCAGAACGACTGGATGGGGCCTCCCAGTCATGGCGATGGATCCACTAAGCCCGTCCCCATCAACCCTGACTCCACCTGTGGGGACGGCTGGGTGTGTGAGCACAGGTGGCGCCAGATCAG AAACATGGTGGGTTTCCGTAACGTGGTGAATGGTCAGCACTTCACCAACTGGTGGGACAACGGAAGCAACCAGATTGCTTTCGGACGTGGAAACCGCGGATTCATTGTTATCAACAATGATGACTC GAACCTGGACATGACTCTGAACACTGGTCTCCCTGGAGGCACCTACTGTGACGTCATCTCTGGTCAGAAGGATGGCGGCAGGTGCACCGGGAAACAGGTGAATGTTGGGGGAGATGGCCGCGCCCACTTCAGAATCAGCAACATGGACGAGGACCCCTTCGTCGCCATTCACGCCGAGTCAAAGCTGTAA